A genome region from Frankineae bacterium MT45 includes the following:
- a CDS encoding dihydroxy-acid dehydratase, which produces MTTASESAPSSRKPHSGIVTDGVERAAARGMLRAVGMGDDDWRKPQIGVASSWNEITPCNLSLDRLAKRAKVGVHGADGYPLEFGTISVSDGISMGHDGMHYSLVSREVIADSVETVFRAEQLDGGVLLAGCDKSLPGMMMAAARLDVAAVFLYAGSTLPGSYNGRNVTIIDAFEAVGACLAGRITREEVDAIERAICPGEGACGGMYTANTMASAGEALGLSLPGSASPPAPDSRRDAYAERSGEAVVHLVDAGVTTRQILTKEAFENAITVVMALGGSTNAVLHLMAIAREAHVELELADFNRIGDRVPHLADVKPFGQYVMTDIDAIGGVPVVMKALLDAGLLHGDALTVTGKTVAENLRDIAPPDPDGKIIHAMSDPIHRTGGLAILHGSFAPEGAVVKSAGFDSDTWEGPARVFEREQDAMDAVAAGTLKANDVVVIRWEGPKGGPGMREMLAVTGAIKGAGLGKDVLLLTDGRFSGGTTGLCIGHVAPEAAVGGPIALVVDGDLIRLDMSARTLDLLVDDAELERRRANWKPLPPRFDYGVLGKYAKLVGSAAHGAVCG; this is translated from the coding sequence GTGACTACGGCATCGGAATCAGCTCCCAGTTCGCGCAAACCGCACAGCGGCATCGTCACGGACGGAGTCGAACGGGCCGCAGCCCGCGGGATGCTCCGCGCGGTCGGGATGGGCGACGACGACTGGCGCAAGCCTCAGATCGGTGTCGCCTCCTCCTGGAACGAGATCACTCCCTGCAACCTGTCGCTGGACCGGTTGGCCAAGCGGGCCAAGGTCGGCGTGCACGGCGCTGACGGCTACCCACTGGAGTTCGGCACCATCTCCGTCTCCGACGGCATCTCGATGGGGCACGACGGCATGCACTACTCCCTCGTCTCCCGCGAGGTGATCGCCGACTCTGTGGAGACGGTGTTCCGGGCCGAGCAGCTCGACGGCGGGGTGCTGCTGGCAGGCTGCGACAAGTCGCTCCCCGGAATGATGATGGCCGCGGCCCGGCTCGACGTGGCCGCCGTCTTCCTCTACGCCGGATCAACGCTCCCCGGTAGCTACAACGGCCGCAACGTCACCATCATTGACGCCTTCGAGGCGGTCGGCGCCTGCCTGGCCGGGAGAATCACCCGCGAAGAGGTGGACGCCATCGAGCGGGCCATCTGCCCGGGTGAGGGTGCCTGCGGGGGCATGTACACCGCCAACACGATGGCCTCAGCGGGTGAGGCACTCGGGCTCTCGCTCCCGGGCTCCGCCTCCCCGCCGGCCCCGGATTCGCGCCGCGACGCCTACGCCGAACGCAGCGGCGAGGCGGTGGTGCACCTCGTCGACGCTGGCGTCACCACCCGTCAGATCCTGACCAAGGAGGCCTTCGAGAACGCAATCACGGTGGTGATGGCCCTCGGGGGTTCGACCAACGCCGTTCTCCATCTGATGGCGATCGCCCGCGAGGCCCACGTCGAACTCGAACTGGCCGACTTCAATCGCATCGGTGACCGGGTGCCCCACCTGGCCGACGTGAAGCCGTTCGGGCAGTACGTGATGACCGACATCGACGCGATCGGTGGCGTGCCGGTGGTCATGAAGGCGCTCCTGGACGCCGGGCTACTGCACGGCGACGCGCTGACGGTGACCGGGAAGACGGTGGCCGAGAACCTGCGAGACATCGCACCCCCGGACCCCGACGGCAAGATCATCCACGCGATGAGCGACCCGATCCACCGCACCGGCGGGTTGGCGATTCTGCACGGCAGCTTCGCGCCGGAGGGGGCGGTCGTGAAGAGCGCGGGCTTCGACAGCGACACCTGGGAGGGTCCGGCCCGGGTCTTCGAACGCGAACAGGACGCGATGGATGCGGTCGCGGCCGGGACGCTGAAGGCCAACGATGTCGTCGTCATTCGCTGGGAGGGGCCGAAGGGTGGCCCGGGGATGCGGGAGATGCTGGCCGTCACCGGGGCGATCAAGGGCGCCGGGCTGGGGAAGGACGTCCTGCTCCTCACCGACGGGCGCTTCTCCGGAGGGACGACCGGCCTCTGTATCGGCCACGTGGCACCGGAGGCGGCAGTCGGCGGCCCGATCGCGCTGGTCGTCGACGGTGACCTGATCCGTCTCGACATGTCGGCCCGCACACTCGACCTGCTCGTCGACGACGCCGAGTTGGAGCGGCGCCGTGCGAACTGGAAGCCGCTGCCACCCCGCTTCGACTACGGCGTGTTGGGCAAGTACGCCAAACTGGTCGGTTCAGCCGCGCATGGAGCTGTCTGCGGCTGA
- a CDS encoding PH domain-containing protein has product MSAPTPAKFGLSRSAYLAVALLAGCLTVLVRSPAMLIVYLIPIAAALYVARTATIVASDGIAVRALFGTRIMRWEEIRGLSVTGRSVYAVLADGSVRLPCVRLADLAALTRASAGRLPQMAEATPKYAPQAHRRR; this is encoded by the coding sequence ATGTCTGCACCCACGCCCGCCAAGTTCGGCCTGTCGAGATCGGCGTACCTCGCGGTCGCCCTCCTGGCCGGCTGCCTCACCGTGCTGGTCCGCTCGCCAGCGATGCTGATCGTGTATCTCATCCCGATCGCGGCCGCCCTCTACGTGGCCCGCACGGCCACGATCGTCGCCTCCGACGGCATCGCCGTGCGCGCCCTCTTCGGCACCCGGATCATGCGCTGGGAGGAGATCCGTGGTCTCAGCGTCACCGGCCGCAGCGTCTATGCGGTCCTGGCCGACGGTTCGGTCCGCCTCCCCTGTGTGCGACTGGCCGACCTGGCCGCGCTCACCCGGGCCAGCGCCGGGCGCCTGCCGCAGATGGCCGAGGCCACCCCGAAGTACGCACCCCAGGCGCACCGGCGACGCTAG
- a CDS encoding aspartyl/glutamyl-tRNA(Asn/Gln) amidotransferase subunit B, whose translation MTHALSTSPDLSYEDVLSRYTPTFGLETHVELNTVSKMFCGCSTEFGAEPNTHTCAVCLGLPGALPAVNGTAIESTVKIGLALNCTIVPWCRFARKNYFYPDMPKNFQTSQYDEPLCIEGYLDVEVQGSTYRVGIERVHMEEDTGKNTHVGGATGRIHGADYSLVDYNRAGIPLIEIVTKPVEGAGALAPEVAKAYVAELRDILRALGVSDVRMEQGSLRCDVNLSLAPNGQSELGTRTETKNVNSLRSVERAVRSEMIRQAGLLDQGTRIFQETRHFNEATGDTRPGRSKEEATDYRYFPEPDLVPVAASAEWVEKIRSEMPELPAARRARIESSLGVSAEDMQQMSNAGVVELVGETVEAGAAVGEARNWWLGYLAQTANAKEISATDLAITPAQVARVIALVADGTLSAALARQAIDAVLETGDDVDTVVAERGLKVVSDSGALTTAADEAIAANPDVAEKVRSGKVAAVGVLVGSVMKATRGQADAATVKAILLERLGVSE comes from the coding sequence ATGACGCACGCTCTCAGCACCTCCCCCGACCTCTCCTACGAGGACGTCCTGAGCCGCTACACCCCGACCTTCGGGCTGGAGACGCACGTCGAGCTGAACACGGTCTCGAAGATGTTCTGCGGCTGCTCGACCGAGTTCGGCGCCGAGCCGAACACGCACACCTGCGCCGTCTGCCTCGGTCTCCCCGGAGCCCTGCCGGCGGTGAACGGCACCGCCATCGAGTCGACGGTGAAGATCGGGCTGGCCCTCAACTGCACGATCGTGCCGTGGTGCCGCTTCGCCCGGAAGAACTACTTCTACCCGGACATGCCGAAGAACTTCCAGACCTCGCAGTACGACGAACCGCTCTGCATCGAGGGGTATCTCGACGTCGAGGTGCAGGGCAGCACCTACCGGGTCGGCATCGAACGCGTCCACATGGAGGAGGACACCGGCAAGAACACCCACGTCGGTGGGGCCACCGGGCGTATCCACGGGGCCGACTACTCGCTCGTCGACTACAACCGGGCCGGCATCCCGCTGATCGAGATCGTCACCAAGCCCGTCGAGGGGGCCGGCGCCCTTGCGCCGGAGGTGGCCAAGGCCTACGTGGCCGAACTCCGTGACATCCTGCGTGCCCTCGGAGTCAGCGACGTGCGCATGGAGCAGGGATCACTGCGCTGCGACGTGAACCTCTCGCTCGCCCCGAACGGGCAGTCCGAACTCGGCACCCGCACCGAGACGAAGAACGTCAACTCGCTGCGCAGCGTCGAGCGGGCGGTGCGCTCGGAGATGATCCGCCAGGCCGGCCTGCTGGACCAGGGAACGAGAATCTTCCAGGAGACACGGCACTTCAACGAGGCGACCGGCGATACCCGTCCCGGCCGGAGCAAGGAGGAGGCCACCGACTACCGGTACTTTCCCGAGCCAGATCTGGTGCCGGTGGCCGCCTCCGCCGAGTGGGTCGAGAAGATCCGCTCCGAGATGCCCGAACTTCCGGCGGCGCGTCGGGCCCGCATCGAGTCGAGCCTGGGCGTCAGTGCCGAGGACATGCAGCAGATGAGCAACGCCGGCGTGGTCGAGCTGGTCGGTGAGACCGTGGAGGCCGGTGCCGCGGTCGGTGAGGCACGCAACTGGTGGCTGGGCTACCTGGCCCAGACGGCGAACGCCAAGGAGATCTCGGCGACCGACCTCGCCATCACCCCGGCTCAGGTCGCCCGCGTGATCGCCCTGGTCGCCGACGGAACGCTGTCGGCGGCGCTGGCCCGACAGGCGATCGACGCCGTGCTGGAGACCGGCGATGACGTGGACACCGTGGTGGCCGAGCGTGGCCTGAAGGTGGTCTCGGACTCCGGCGCCCTCACCACGGCGGCCGACGAGGCGATCGCGGCCAACCCGGACGTGGCCGAGAAGGTCCGATCGGGGAAGGTGGCGGCGGTCGGGGTACTCGTCGGGTCGGTGATGAAGGCGACGCGCGGTCAGGCCGATGCGGCGACGGTGAAGGCGATCCTGCTCGAACGGCTGGGTGTGAGCGAGTAA
- a CDS encoding Pyridoxamine 5'-phosphate oxidase — protein MASWREFSQAAPEMATQARALLDAHKHKTMATLRRDGSPRISGIEIEFTGDDVTLGMMPESMKLRDVQHDPRIAIHSPSLGATNDEEAKTAPRWKGDAKFSGSLEAIPLPGEDAVPGSYFRVNISEVVLTHLSADGQELVIESWTPDHGQRSVNRT, from the coding sequence ATGGCCAGCTGGCGGGAGTTCAGCCAGGCGGCGCCGGAGATGGCGACGCAGGCTCGGGCCCTCCTCGACGCCCACAAGCACAAGACGATGGCGACCCTGCGACGCGACGGCTCGCCCCGCATTAGCGGCATCGAGATCGAATTCACCGGCGACGATGTGACGCTCGGGATGATGCCGGAGTCGATGAAGCTACGCGACGTCCAGCACGACCCGCGGATCGCGATCCACAGCCCGAGCCTCGGCGCTACCAACGACGAGGAGGCGAAGACCGCACCGCGCTGGAAGGGTGACGCGAAGTTCTCCGGCTCGCTGGAGGCGATCCCGCTGCCCGGCGAGGACGCGGTTCCCGGCTCGTACTTCCGGGTCAACATCAGCGAAGTGGTGCTGACGCATCTCTCCGCGGACGGCCAGGAGCTGGTTATCGAATCCTGGACGCCGGATCACGGTCAGCGCAGCGTCAACCGGACCTGA
- a CDS encoding Uncharacterized conserved protein YkwD, contains CAP (CSP/antigen 5/PR1) domain yields MTRNVTNLSRPRSTRLRRAVVSMLLIGATVLGMSAFTNSASAATVRRPDIANAMLALMNAQRRAHHLPPLKMNAKLINSAYAHDRAMVSRNTMSHQVQSEASFAQRIQAARYSFRAAGENIGWTTNVSSKGVLALQNYMYNEKAPANGHRLNILSSTFREVGIDVTVDPRTGKVWFTEDFGRAR; encoded by the coding sequence ATGACACGGAATGTCACTAATCTCTCGCGTCCCCGTTCCACCCGTTTGCGTCGCGCTGTCGTCTCCATGCTTCTCATCGGCGCAACCGTTCTCGGCATGAGCGCTTTCACCAACTCTGCTTCCGCGGCAACAGTTCGCCGCCCGGATATCGCGAACGCGATGCTCGCCTTGATGAACGCCCAGCGCCGGGCCCACCACCTGCCGCCGCTGAAGATGAACGCGAAGCTGATCAACTCCGCCTACGCCCACGACCGCGCGATGGTGTCGCGCAACACGATGTCCCACCAGGTGCAGAGCGAGGCCAGCTTCGCTCAGCGCATCCAGGCCGCCAGGTACAGCTTCCGGGCAGCCGGCGAGAACATCGGCTGGACGACCAACGTCAGCAGCAAGGGCGTGCTGGCCCTGCAGAACTACATGTACAACGAAAAGGCGCCGGCCAACGGTCACCGCCTCAACATCCTCAGCAGCACCTTCCGCGAGGTCGGTATCGACGTGACCGTCGACCCCCGCACCGGCAAGGTCTGGTTCACCGAGGACTTCGGACGGGCCCGCTAG
- a CDS encoding Glucose/arabinose dehydrogenase, beta-propeller fold — translation MNLPCKPASEVRDRPRRRQTGRMRSRGCVVVAALLSALCVAACSSADANPPDWVPKPSFQGDGGGGGTGSSAIPGLPTPSAPSGSPGSNSPTSGAPSATPAEDPNVLAKGLASPIGLAMMPDGTAIVGERATGRILQVQPKPDQPVTVVKRLTGLDASGDGGLLDLALSPTYAEDRLIYAYITTATDNRVVDFTMGGTPAPVLTGIPKGQTGNTGRLLFGLDGNLYVGTGDAGRPSLAANPSSLAGKVLLVNPIGQPVKAGSPVFTTGHHEVDGLCQSSTGPIFEAEASPAAGAKDEINVLTAGANYGWPAPAAKSLSAAATAPDGKGGFGGCAVIGAQLYVTSRDGTDLLGAGLTATGTSTATSTVGTLVSEQLTKYGRLRTVVAASDGALWLTTSNRDGQGAPIPADDRVIRIVPQLGGADSPV, via the coding sequence ATGAATCTGCCGTGCAAGCCCGCGTCCGAGGTGCGTGACCGCCCCCGCCGCAGGCAGACTGGACGGATGCGCTCCCGGGGTTGTGTCGTCGTGGCGGCCCTGCTCTCGGCACTCTGCGTCGCCGCCTGCAGCAGCGCCGACGCCAACCCGCCGGACTGGGTGCCGAAGCCGTCCTTCCAGGGCGACGGCGGGGGCGGCGGCACTGGCTCCTCGGCGATACCGGGCCTGCCTACGCCCAGCGCGCCATCCGGCAGTCCGGGGAGCAACTCCCCGACCTCCGGCGCCCCGTCCGCCACGCCGGCCGAGGATCCGAACGTGCTCGCCAAGGGCCTCGCCTCGCCGATCGGTCTGGCGATGATGCCCGACGGCACAGCCATCGTCGGCGAGCGGGCGACCGGACGGATCCTGCAGGTGCAGCCGAAGCCGGACCAGCCCGTGACGGTGGTGAAGCGGCTGACCGGCCTGGACGCCTCGGGCGACGGTGGGCTGCTCGACCTGGCCCTGTCGCCGACCTACGCCGAAGACCGGCTCATCTACGCCTACATAACGACGGCGACCGACAACCGGGTCGTGGACTTCACCATGGGCGGCACGCCGGCCCCGGTGCTCACCGGGATCCCGAAGGGCCAGACCGGCAACACCGGCCGGCTTCTCTTCGGCCTCGACGGCAACCTCTACGTCGGGACGGGCGACGCGGGGCGTCCGAGCCTGGCCGCCAACCCCAGCAGTCTCGCCGGCAAGGTGCTGCTGGTGAACCCGATTGGGCAGCCGGTGAAGGCGGGGAGTCCAGTCTTCACCACCGGCCACCATGAGGTCGATGGCCTCTGCCAGAGCAGCACCGGGCCGATCTTCGAGGCCGAGGCGAGCCCGGCAGCCGGGGCCAAGGACGAGATCAATGTCCTCACCGCCGGGGCCAACTACGGCTGGCCGGCGCCGGCTGCGAAGAGCCTCTCGGCGGCGGCCACGGCACCGGATGGCAAGGGCGGCTTCGGCGGCTGCGCGGTGATCGGTGCCCAGCTCTACGTGACGTCACGGGACGGTACGGACCTGCTCGGGGCCGGCCTCACCGCGACCGGAACCTCAACCGCGACCTCTACGGTGGGGACGCTGGTCAGCGAGCAGCTGACCAAGTACGGACGGTTGCGGACCGTCGTGGCCGCCAGCGACGGCGCTCTGTGGCTGACCACCAGCAACCGCGACGGGCAGGGCGCGCCGATTCCGGCTGATGACCGGGTTATCCGGATCGTCCCGCAGCTCGGCGGCGCCGACTCACCCGTGTAG
- a CDS encoding ACT domain-containing protein, with the protein MSYLLRVVLPDRPGALGAVATALGSVGADILSVDVIERSPGFAVDDLVLDLAPGRLADSLITAARTIEGVRVESIRPYASVMDPHRELELLDRLAAGGEDALEVLADGVARIFRAGWVLVLDSPDESGKSAVLAHSAAAPEISTLAVPWWPAQPARVLDLDDEWVPSDWTNLGTELAIAPLGDRALLVGRPGLPWLPGEIIRLNHLAGIANSVAPV; encoded by the coding sequence GTGTCATATCTTCTGCGAGTGGTTCTCCCCGATCGCCCCGGTGCGCTCGGGGCGGTCGCCACTGCCCTGGGTTCTGTCGGTGCGGACATCCTCAGTGTGGACGTCATCGAGCGCTCCCCCGGGTTCGCGGTGGATGACCTGGTGCTGGACCTGGCGCCGGGCCGGCTAGCCGACTCGCTGATCACTGCGGCCCGCACGATCGAGGGTGTGCGGGTCGAGTCGATCCGCCCGTACGCCTCCGTCATGGACCCGCATCGGGAACTGGAACTGCTGGATCGGCTCGCGGCCGGCGGTGAGGACGCGCTGGAGGTCCTGGCCGACGGCGTAGCGCGGATCTTCCGGGCCGGCTGGGTGCTCGTCCTCGACAGCCCTGACGAGAGCGGCAAGTCGGCCGTGCTCGCCCATAGCGCTGCGGCCCCCGAGATCAGCACACTCGCCGTTCCGTGGTGGCCGGCCCAGCCGGCGCGAGTGCTCGATCTGGACGACGAGTGGGTGCCCTCGGACTGGACGAACCTCGGCACCGAACTGGCCATCGCCCCGCTCGGCGATCGGGCGCTACTGGTCGGCCGGCCGGGACTGCCGTGGCTTCCCGGCGAGATCATCCGGCTCAACCACCTGGCCGGGATCGCCAACAGCGTCGCGCCCGTGTAG
- a CDS encoding aspartyl/glutamyl-tRNA(Asn/Gln) amidotransferase subunit A — translation MTELTHLTAAQLAETVASGQASAVEVAQAHLDRIEAVDPAVRAFLYVDTAGALAAAAAVDARRAGGEELGPLAGVPLAMKDVVVTEGLPTTAGSKILDGWRPPYDATITSKIKDAGIVILGKVNMDEFAMGSSTENSAYHPTHNPWDLSRIPGGSSGGSSAAVAAYEAPLSIGTDTGGSIRQPAAVTGIVGHKPTYGAVSRYGLIAFSSSLDQAGPFGRTVLDTALLHEVIAGYDPMDSTSIPQAGASVVQAARAGASGDLKGLRVGVVRELGGEGYQPEVLASFHSAIETLRSLGATITEVSCPHFDYALAAYYLIAPSECSSNLARFDSVRYGLRVGDDGERSLEEVMSLTREQGFGPEVKRRIILGTYALSSGYYDAYYGQAQKVRTLISGDFAAAFADVDVLISPTTPTVAFGIGAVQDPIAMYLNDLCTLPASLAGLPAISVPSGLSTETGSTLPVGLQIMAPALADDRCYRVAAAFEAAAGTVIDSAPSLEHGVSA, via the coding sequence ATGACCGAGCTGACCCATCTCACCGCGGCCCAGCTCGCCGAGACCGTCGCCTCCGGCCAGGCCAGCGCCGTCGAGGTAGCTCAGGCCCACCTCGATCGCATCGAGGCCGTCGATCCGGCCGTCCGGGCCTTCCTATACGTAGACACCGCCGGAGCGCTGGCCGCCGCGGCCGCCGTGGACGCGCGCCGCGCCGGTGGCGAGGAGCTCGGGCCACTGGCCGGGGTGCCACTGGCCATGAAGGACGTCGTCGTCACCGAGGGGCTGCCGACCACCGCCGGGTCGAAGATCCTCGACGGGTGGCGGCCGCCGTACGACGCCACCATCACCAGCAAGATCAAGGACGCCGGGATCGTCATCCTCGGCAAGGTGAACATGGACGAGTTCGCGATGGGGAGCTCCACCGAGAACTCGGCGTACCACCCGACGCACAACCCGTGGGACCTGAGCCGCATTCCGGGCGGCTCCTCCGGTGGGTCGAGCGCCGCCGTCGCCGCCTATGAGGCGCCGCTCTCCATCGGAACCGACACCGGCGGCTCGATCCGCCAGCCGGCCGCGGTCACCGGCATCGTCGGGCACAAGCCGACCTACGGCGCGGTCTCCCGCTACGGCCTCATCGCCTTCTCCTCGTCCCTCGACCAGGCCGGTCCCTTCGGCCGCACGGTGCTGGACACGGCCCTGCTGCACGAGGTGATCGCCGGGTACGACCCGATGGACTCGACCTCGATCCCGCAGGCTGGGGCCTCCGTGGTGCAGGCCGCGCGCGCCGGTGCCTCGGGCGACCTCAAGGGGCTGCGCGTCGGGGTCGTCCGGGAGCTGGGTGGCGAGGGGTACCAGCCCGAGGTGCTCGCCTCCTTCCACAGCGCCATCGAGACCCTCCGCTCGCTGGGCGCCACCATCACCGAGGTGAGCTGCCCGCACTTCGACTACGCGCTGGCCGCGTACTACTTGATCGCTCCGAGCGAGTGCTCGTCGAACCTGGCTCGCTTCGACTCGGTCCGCTACGGGCTGCGGGTCGGCGACGACGGCGAGCGGTCGCTGGAGGAGGTCATGTCGCTCACCCGCGAGCAGGGCTTCGGCCCCGAGGTGAAGCGGCGCATCATCCTCGGTACCTACGCACTCTCCAGCGGTTACTACGACGCGTACTACGGGCAGGCCCAGAAGGTCCGGACGCTCATCTCGGGCGACTTCGCCGCGGCCTTCGCCGATGTGGACGTCCTCATCTCGCCGACCACGCCGACGGTCGCCTTCGGTATCGGCGCCGTCCAGGATCCGATCGCGATGTACCTCAACGACCTCTGCACGCTGCCGGCGTCGCTGGCCGGCCTGCCGGCGATCTCTGTGCCCTCAGGCCTCTCCACCGAGACCGGTTCGACGCTCCCCGTCGGCCTGCAGATCATGGCCCCGGCATTGGCCGACGATCGCTGCTACCGCGTCGCGGCGGCCTTCGAGGCGGCCGCGGGCACCGTCATCGACTCGGCCCCCTCGCTCGAACACGGAGTATCGGCATGA
- a CDS encoding peptidoglycan-N-acetylmuramate O-acetyltransferase, giving the protein MSTLPTRKPRVNWLPGLDGLRAFAVIAVVLYHFNPTLLPGGFLGVDLFFAISGYLITRLLLNQIHDTGRLDIAAFYRRRVRRLLPAVLVLSAVVIAADLLFWRDELATLRASVVSGVFFVANWWLIDGKQSYFVASGRPSMLQHLWSLAIEEQFYLLWPLILCLLLAPSLLRRRGPVVVFRPRMLTRLSLAALGLGLASTAAMTLLAIRGDVPYGSDSSRIYFGTDTHSMGLLLGAAMGAYASRSILPGARRRQILRGAFLSDLAALVGLMVMLRCVLGVNEFQPALYRGGFLGFSAAAIVVVAAVVRPGSLIGWALERKPLRWIGQRSYSIYLWHWPVAVVTRPGVDVEWSPVPLFLARVAVTLLLAEASYRFVEVPVRAGALKRLSDRLLADRPGAAPGSTARTLRRRVLPLVAFVGLLTFSSLSSSLAYSSPSVPAAVQPGARVLTPSPDPVAAPTVAGMTTFPLNVEAMPEPGDRSRRAPVANSGAGKTAQATPVPKVAAPTPAAPQPAVVQSPARAPISAFGDSVMLGASAQLKAAMPLIDVHAIEGRQARAVFADIAADRAAGKLAPNVVIHTGDNGIVSPSDLSSVLGQLSDRSRVVVVTDRVPKNWQDPNNSVLRRVAAQFPNVVLADWYALSNSHANWFYRDGLHLPLGGAAQYAGLIYRSLCQ; this is encoded by the coding sequence ATGTCCACGCTGCCCACCCGCAAGCCCCGAGTCAACTGGCTCCCGGGGCTCGATGGGCTGCGCGCATTCGCTGTGATCGCTGTCGTGCTGTACCACTTCAACCCGACCCTGCTGCCGGGCGGATTTCTGGGAGTCGACCTCTTCTTCGCCATCAGCGGGTACCTGATCACCCGTCTCCTGCTGAACCAGATCCACGACACCGGCCGTCTGGACATCGCCGCTTTCTATCGCCGACGGGTCAGGCGCCTCCTCCCGGCCGTCCTGGTGCTGTCAGCCGTCGTGATCGCGGCCGACCTGCTCTTCTGGCGCGATGAGCTGGCGACCTTGCGGGCCAGTGTCGTCTCCGGCGTCTTCTTCGTGGCCAACTGGTGGCTGATCGACGGAAAACAGTCCTACTTCGTGGCCAGTGGCCGCCCGTCCATGCTGCAGCACCTCTGGTCACTGGCGATCGAGGAGCAGTTCTACCTGCTCTGGCCGCTCATCCTCTGCCTGCTGCTCGCTCCGTCGCTGCTGCGCCGGCGTGGCCCGGTCGTCGTGTTCCGGCCCCGGATGCTCACCCGCCTGTCGCTGGCCGCCCTCGGGCTCGGGCTCGCGTCGACGGCCGCGATGACACTGCTGGCGATCCGGGGCGATGTCCCCTACGGCAGCGACTCCTCGCGCATCTATTTCGGCACGGACACCCACTCGATGGGCTTGCTGCTGGGCGCGGCGATGGGCGCCTACGCCAGCCGCTCGATTCTGCCCGGGGCTCGTCGCCGGCAGATCCTACGCGGGGCGTTTCTCAGCGACCTCGCCGCGCTGGTGGGGCTGATGGTGATGCTCCGCTGCGTGCTGGGCGTGAATGAGTTCCAGCCGGCCCTGTATCGCGGCGGTTTTCTCGGCTTCAGCGCGGCCGCCATTGTCGTCGTGGCTGCCGTGGTTCGCCCCGGCAGCCTGATCGGCTGGGCGCTTGAGCGCAAGCCACTGCGCTGGATCGGGCAGCGCTCGTACTCGATCTACCTCTGGCACTGGCCGGTCGCCGTCGTCACCCGTCCGGGTGTGGACGTCGAGTGGTCGCCGGTGCCGCTCTTCCTGGCCCGGGTCGCGGTCACGCTGCTGCTGGCTGAGGCGAGCTACCGCTTCGTGGAGGTTCCGGTCCGCGCCGGCGCGCTGAAGCGCCTCTCCGATCGCCTGCTGGCCGATCGCCCCGGCGCCGCGCCCGGCTCGACCGCGCGGACGCTGCGGCGCCGCGTTCTCCCGCTGGTGGCCTTCGTCGGACTCCTGACCTTCAGCTCGCTCAGCTCATCGCTGGCCTACTCCTCGCCGAGCGTGCCGGCCGCAGTACAACCGGGAGCGCGGGTGCTCACGCCGTCACCCGACCCGGTCGCCGCCCCCACGGTCGCTGGGATGACGACCTTCCCCCTGAACGTCGAGGCGATGCCGGAGCCCGGGGATCGGTCGCGGCGCGCACCCGTGGCGAACTCCGGCGCCGGAAAGACGGCACAGGCAACTCCCGTGCCCAAGGTGGCCGCTCCCACCCCCGCCGCGCCCCAGCCCGCCGTCGTTCAGTCGCCGGCGCGAGCACCGATCAGCGCCTTCGGGGATTCGGTGATGCTCGGGGCGTCCGCCCAGTTGAAGGCCGCCATGCCGCTGATCGACGTCCATGCCATCGAGGGGCGGCAGGCACGGGCCGTCTTTGCTGATATCGCGGCGGATCGCGCCGCCGGCAAACTGGCACCGAATGTGGTGATTCATACCGGTGACAACGGCATCGTCTCGCCGTCCGATCTGTCGTCGGTGCTGGGGCAGCTGTCGGATCGCAGTCGGGTCGTCGTGGTCACCGACCGGGTGCCCAAGAACTGGCAGGATCCGAACAATTCGGTGCTGCGGCGGGTCGCTGCGCAGTTCCCGAACGTCGTACTGGCCGACTGGTACGCGCTGTCTAATTCGCACGCCAACTGGTTCTACCGCGACGGCCTGCACCTTCCGTTGGGTGGCGCCGCCCAGTACGCGGGACTGATCTACCGGTCGCTCTGCCAGTAA
- a CDS encoding aspartyl/glutamyl-tRNA(Asn/Gln) amidotransferase subunit C (manually curated): MALQNSTDGAESEGARISTDEVAKLARLARLAVTDDELAVFAGQLDAVLASVARVAEVAAADIAPTSHAVPMTNVFRVDEVRPSLPRDAVLAGAPAVEDEKFRVPRILSEEA, encoded by the coding sequence GTGGCTCTACAAAACTCAACCGATGGCGCGGAATCCGAAGGCGCCCGCATAAGTACCGACGAGGTCGCAAAGTTGGCCCGGCTTGCTCGGCTGGCTGTGACCGACGACGAACTGGCTGTGTTTGCCGGGCAGCTGGACGCCGTGTTGGCGTCGGTGGCCCGGGTGGCCGAGGTCGCGGCCGCGGATATCGCGCCGACTTCGCATGCGGTGCCGATGACCAACGTCTTCCGCGTCGACGAGGTCCGGCCGTCACTGCCCCGCGACGCGGTGCTGGCCGGGGCGCCGGCCGTCGAGGACGAGAAGTTCCGGGTCCCACGAATCCTGAGCGAGGAAGCATGA